One window from the genome of Cyclobacterium amurskyense encodes:
- a CDS encoding PhoPQ-activated pathogenicity-related family protein → MFKIIKIHKTLHLALLIGISLFCFPHCQSKTSSDTEIQTVEEKVRGIDLLKAYVEKDQDVYDYELAFESKGDGYSYYVLKVISQNWLTEKEVTETTWWHWVSFVVPDELKHNTSLLIISGGSKNTTVPEKPDDMILQAALSTGSTAIKVHNIPFQPLQYVGDTSGLRTEDGLIAYGWREFMERGAKDEDAIWLARFPMTKAVVSAMDAVVDYSKTNLDISLDKYVVAGASKRGWTTWTTAAVDDRVIGMIPIVIDMLNLSPSFKHHWQTYGFWAPAVNDYTFEGIFDWMDSKEFKRLEEIVEPYQFLEEYKDIPKLLINGSGDQFFLPDSWRYYWEELQGESHIAYIPNAGHGLKNSDAPQILLGFYSHIINNIKRPSYSWEVKEDAIHIKTDINNPPVAVKLWSATNENTRDFRIDVLGPQWKATNIPFEADGEYVIPIAAPSKGWSGHYVELTYAGDAPLKFTTGIKILPDTYEHELYVPKERKGTPVE, encoded by the coding sequence ATGTTCAAGATAATCAAAATTCATAAAACGCTGCACCTGGCCTTATTAATTGGTATAAGCCTTTTTTGTTTCCCACATTGTCAGTCGAAAACCAGTTCGGACACTGAAATACAAACGGTAGAAGAAAAGGTAAGAGGTATTGACCTTTTAAAAGCTTACGTAGAAAAGGACCAAGACGTATATGATTACGAATTGGCTTTTGAATCCAAAGGAGATGGATACTCCTACTATGTACTTAAAGTCATTTCCCAAAACTGGTTGACTGAAAAAGAAGTAACGGAAACCACCTGGTGGCATTGGGTTTCCTTTGTAGTTCCAGATGAACTCAAGCACAATACCTCATTACTTATTATTTCTGGAGGTAGCAAAAACACCACTGTTCCTGAAAAACCAGACGACATGATTCTTCAGGCAGCCTTGTCAACAGGTTCCACGGCTATCAAGGTCCATAATATCCCTTTTCAGCCTTTACAGTATGTAGGAGATACTTCAGGACTAAGAACTGAAGATGGATTGATTGCCTACGGTTGGAGAGAGTTTATGGAACGTGGTGCCAAGGATGAAGATGCTATCTGGCTAGCTAGATTTCCAATGACAAAAGCTGTGGTTTCAGCCATGGATGCAGTTGTAGATTATTCTAAAACCAACCTGGATATATCATTAGACAAATATGTAGTGGCAGGTGCCTCAAAAAGAGGATGGACCACATGGACCACTGCTGCAGTGGATGACAGGGTAATAGGAATGATTCCTATCGTAATAGACATGCTTAATTTAAGTCCTTCATTTAAGCATCACTGGCAAACCTATGGATTTTGGGCCCCGGCTGTAAATGACTATACTTTTGAAGGTATTTTTGATTGGATGGATAGTAAAGAATTCAAACGTTTGGAAGAGATCGTAGAACCTTATCAGTTTCTTGAAGAATACAAAGACATTCCTAAATTGCTTATCAACGGATCTGGGGATCAATTCTTCCTTCCTGACAGTTGGAGGTATTATTGGGAGGAATTACAAGGAGAAAGTCACATTGCTTATATTCCTAATGCTGGTCATGGACTGAAAAACTCTGACGCCCCTCAGATTCTTTTAGGCTTCTATTCTCATATCATCAATAATATAAAACGTCCATCCTATAGTTGGGAAGTTAAAGAAGATGCCATACATATTAAAACTGACATCAATAATCCTCCTGTAGCTGTCAAACTTTGGTCTGCAACCAATGAAAACACCAGGGATTTCAGGATTGATGTTTTGGGTCCACAATGGAAAGCTACCAATATCCCATTTGAAGCTGATGGAGAATATGTAATTCCAATAGCTGCACCATCTAAAGGCTGGTCAGGTCATTATGTTGAGCTTACTTATGCCGGAGATGCACCATTGAAATTTACAACCGGAATAAAAATACTTCCAGACACTTACGAACATGAATTGTATGTACCTAAAGAAAGAAAAGGTACACCAGTAGAATAA
- a CDS encoding SixA phosphatase family protein, translated as MKKLVICRHAKSSWEDPRLNDRVRPLSKRGLNDAPMMANRMQTNHVFPEKILSSKALRAKMTAEFYLATFEKMNVEYEESEALYMASAQEHLVEIKKTSNKIDTLFIFGHNPGMTELINYLGEPLENLPTAAYMGFKFEVNSWENINATNARFWMYDFPKNPSPKTS; from the coding sequence ATGAAAAAATTAGTAATCTGTAGACACGCCAAATCCTCATGGGAAGACCCGCGCTTAAATGACCGTGTGAGACCATTGTCAAAAAGGGGATTAAATGATGCTCCGATGATGGCTAACAGAATGCAAACCAATCATGTTTTCCCTGAGAAAATACTTTCTTCAAAGGCATTGCGTGCAAAAATGACCGCAGAATTTTATTTAGCCACTTTTGAAAAAATGAATGTTGAATATGAAGAATCAGAGGCCCTCTATATGGCATCTGCTCAAGAGCATTTGGTTGAGATCAAAAAGACAAGCAATAAGATCGATACCTTGTTTATTTTTGGTCACAATCCAGGAATGACTGAATTAATCAATTATCTGGGAGAGCCATTGGAAAACCTTCCAACAGCTGCCTATATGGGTTTCAAATTTGAAGTAAATAGTTGGGAGAATATCAACGCTACTAACGCAAGATTTTGGATGTATGATTTCCCTAAAAACCCATCACCTAAAACTTCCTAA
- a CDS encoding c-type cytochrome domain-containing protein, translating to MDNNDLPQNNLKWDFLLNKKFILPIFLVTTYLAIFLVPISVAAENHLLVFFGRFHPLVLHFPIVLILITTGFILMGFFNPSFNKPIIIRSLLWTSVFFSYITILAGYLLYIAEGYSGVMVTNHLNGALLTGISISICLIIYESNLQRKLKSGFGFYLILGIANLSLAYTSHLGGSLTHGDDFLSAPLAALIPAKKIDKAPEDMLLYEDMVATIFETKCVSCHNENKSKGNLILNSYKEIFEAGKSEKHAIIPTDTANSEVLVRVLLPLDHDDRMPPEGKPGLTENEITLLTYWIENGASDSLKYGDIKNEKILSEIEELMPTIQQAQYKILEEKEAFNTALLELQEIGKKVDAEVTADELSNGKFFGLKMKFPPGPFGNEELKEFSPYFPYLSRISLASSNIDDDALFLLGKMPQLRRLILQKTNINGEGLPYLKDLPNLEELNLSFTPLDKGHLLHLLDFKSLQKVYLFGTPIEPEVFEAIQKHRPELEIILEEGPFY from the coding sequence GATCTACCACAAAATAACTTAAAGTGGGACTTTTTATTAAATAAAAAATTCATTCTACCCATTTTTCTAGTCACTACCTACCTCGCAATTTTTCTGGTACCCATTAGCGTGGCAGCAGAGAACCATTTGCTCGTGTTTTTTGGCAGGTTCCATCCCCTCGTCCTGCATTTCCCAATAGTATTGATCCTAATTACCACGGGCTTTATTTTAATGGGGTTTTTCAATCCAAGTTTTAACAAGCCAATCATTATTCGATCTTTACTGTGGACATCGGTGTTTTTCTCCTATATAACCATACTGGCCGGGTACCTTTTATATATTGCCGAAGGCTATTCAGGAGTTATGGTAACAAACCACCTAAATGGAGCTTTGTTAACCGGCATTTCAATTTCAATTTGCCTAATTATTTACGAATCAAACCTGCAAAGAAAATTAAAGAGTGGATTTGGCTTTTATTTGATTCTTGGAATAGCTAACCTCTCACTGGCCTATACCAGTCATCTTGGAGGTTCACTCACTCATGGTGACGATTTTCTCTCCGCACCACTAGCTGCTTTAATTCCTGCAAAAAAAATTGACAAGGCACCTGAAGACATGCTGCTTTATGAGGACATGGTTGCTACGATCTTTGAAACAAAATGTGTCTCTTGCCACAATGAAAACAAATCCAAAGGAAACCTTATCCTTAATAGTTATAAGGAAATCTTTGAAGCAGGTAAAAGTGAAAAACATGCCATCATACCTACCGACACAGCCAATAGTGAAGTTTTGGTAAGGGTTTTACTACCACTAGACCATGACGACAGAATGCCTCCGGAAGGAAAGCCTGGCTTAACAGAAAATGAAATCACTCTTCTTACTTACTGGATTGAAAATGGCGCTTCAGACAGTCTAAAATATGGAGACATTAAAAATGAGAAGATTTTGTCAGAAATCGAGGAACTGATGCCAACAATTCAACAAGCCCAATATAAGATACTTGAAGAGAAGGAGGCATTTAATACTGCTTTGCTAGAATTACAAGAAATAGGTAAAAAAGTGGATGCTGAAGTAACGGCTGATGAATTGTCCAATGGGAAATTCTTTGGGCTAAAGATGAAATTCCCACCCGGCCCATTTGGCAATGAGGAATTAAAAGAATTTTCACCCTATTTCCCATACCTATCACGCATTTCTCTAGCCTCTTCCAATATAGATGATGACGCCCTATTCCTTTTAGGAAAAATGCCGCAATTACGCAGACTGATTTTGCAAAAGACGAATATAAATGGTGAAGGACTTCCTTACCTGAAAGACCTTCCTAATCTGGAAGAACTGAACCTCTCCTTTACGCCATTGGATAAAGGACATTTACTTCACCTACTTGATTTCAAGTCACTTCAAAAAGTTTATCTCTTTGGCACTCCTATCGAACCAGAAGTATTTGAAGCAATACAAAAGCATAGACCAGAATTAGAAATTATTTTAGAAGAAGGGCCTTTCTATTAA